From the Bacillota bacterium genome, one window contains:
- a CDS encoding 4Fe-4S dicluster domain-containing protein, with protein MKKSTYSIFLDEERCTGCTNCIKRCPTEAIRVRDGKAKILADRCIDCGECIRICPNHAPIPQSDSREKTKQFKYTIALPDPALFGQFKTKPSPRQILAAVLALGFDGVYEVAWAADAVSIAIREFIREHRGEGPWLSSSCPAVIRLIQVRFPSLTEQILPILSPVEVAAKLAKEETSWQLDIPQQEIGCFYLTPCPAQVTAIRAPYHLEHSYVDGALAISDLYCELREKIAGAREQGEPVKATALGLTWGRVGGQTRAVQSDNYLAVDGIYNLLQVLEEIELGKFDNNIDFLECQCCQGGCVGGAFTVENPFVARVTLRRMAGQLRPKLEAEKEQKVLEYNRKGYYRAEKEVEPYSIMSLDKDIAKAIYMVEQSEKILKQLPGLDCGSCGCPTCRTLAEDIVCGIATETDCIFKLREQVQSLAEQMLALALKVPPVTLVQRQIMKTQREVLELAKRLPPVLAKRNQKSNQKKGGEEE; from the coding sequence ATGAAAAAAAGCACGTACTCCATTTTCCTTGACGAAGAGCGGTGTACGGGGTGCACAAACTGCATCAAGCGGTGCCCCACCGAGGCAATCCGCGTCCGGGACGGAAAAGCAAAGATCCTGGCGGACCGCTGCATCGACTGCGGTGAATGCATCCGGATCTGCCCAAACCACGCGCCTATTCCCCAGTCCGATTCCAGAGAAAAAACAAAGCAGTTCAAATACACAATCGCCCTGCCTGATCCTGCCCTTTTCGGCCAGTTCAAAACAAAACCCTCTCCCCGCCAGATCCTTGCAGCAGTCCTTGCCCTCGGCTTTGACGGCGTTTACGAAGTGGCCTGGGCGGCCGACGCGGTAAGCATTGCGATCCGGGAATTTATCAGGGAACACAGGGGTGAGGGGCCGTGGCTTTCCTCCTCCTGTCCCGCCGTCATCCGCCTGATCCAGGTGCGGTTTCCCAGCCTGACCGAGCAAATCCTCCCGATCCTCTCCCCCGTAGAGGTCGCCGCAAAGCTGGCCAAGGAGGAAACAAGCTGGCAGCTGGACATCCCCCAGCAGGAGATTGGCTGCTTTTACCTGACTCCCTGTCCCGCCCAGGTCACCGCGATCCGCGCCCCCTACCACCTGGAGCATTCCTATGTGGATGGGGCGCTGGCCATTTCCGACCTCTACTGCGAACTCCGGGAAAAAATTGCCGGAGCCCGGGAGCAAGGCGAGCCGGTCAAGGCAACCGCCCTTGGTCTGACCTGGGGGCGGGTAGGAGGGCAGACCCGGGCCGTGCAATCCGACAACTACCTGGCGGTAGATGGAATCTACAACCTCCTCCAGGTGCTTGAAGAAATTGAATTGGGCAAATTCGACAACAATATTGACTTTCTGGAATGCCAGTGCTGCCAGGGGGGCTGCGTAGGCGGCGCGTTTACGGTGGAAAACCCCTTTGTGGCGCGGGTGACGCTGAGGCGAATGGCGGGCCAGCTGCGGCCCAAACTGGAGGCCGAAAAGGAACAAAAGGTTCTGGAGTACAACCGCAAGGGGTATTACCGGGCCGAAAAAGAGGTTGAACCCTACTCCATCATGAGCCTTGACAAGGACATCGCCAAGGCCATTTACATGGTCGAGCAGTCCGAAAAGATTTTGAAACAGCTGCCGGGGCTTGACTGCGGTTCCTGCGGCTGCCCCACCTGCCGCACCCTTGCGGAGGACATTGTCTGCGGGATTGCGACGGAAACAGACTGCATTTTCAAGCTGCGCGAGCAGGTTCAGTCCCTGGCGGAGCAGATGCTGGCGCTCGCCCTGAAGGTCCCCCCCGTCACCCTGGTGCAACGCCAGATCATGAAAACCCAGCGGGAAGTCCTGGAGCTTGCCAAAAGACTTCCTCCCGTGCTCGCAAAACGGAACCAGAAAAGCAATCAGAAAAAAGGAGGGGAAGAAGAGTGA
- a CDS encoding serine kinase, with product MTVKEVAEALGLKVRSGAAKLDQEVSGVYVSDLLSDVMAHAQEGNIWITLQIHPNVIAVATLLNLAAVIISRGAEPEAATLSRADEEGIPVLTTNQPTFEVAGRLYQLIGAAK from the coding sequence GTGACGGTGAAGGAGGTAGCAGAGGCTCTCGGTCTCAAGGTGCGGAGCGGAGCCGCGAAGCTCGACCAGGAGGTCAGCGGGGTCTACGTTTCCGATCTGCTCAGCGACGTCATGGCACATGCACAGGAAGGGAACATCTGGATTACCCTGCAGATCCACCCCAACGTAATTGCCGTTGCAACACTTCTTAATCTTGCAGCCGTCATCATCAGCCGGGGGGCAGAACCGGAAGCTGCAACCCTGTCCAGGGCAGATGAAGAGGGAATCCCTGTGCTGACAACAAATCAACCTACCTTTGAAGTGGCGGGACGCCTTTACCAGCTGATCGGTGCTGCAAAGTAA
- a CDS encoding PHP domain-containing protein encodes MEKFAVDLHIHTALSPCADGEMTPPAVLARAAASGLRVIAITDHNSAANTPAFVEAAAGGPVTVIPGMEVQTREEVHLVCLFAGTEEALAWQEVVYAHLPPLKNNERVFGVQQLLNAAGEVTGIEERLLLTSTDLSLEEVVAEVQARNGVCYPAHVDRPAFSVIGSLGFIPQELQIPAVEISRNINRARALEKFPFLKGYHLLCCSDAHRLAEINRPRTWIRMREPGFQALAEALWDRCRERIEVD; translated from the coding sequence ATGGAAAAGTTCGCCGTTGACCTGCACATTCACACTGCCCTCTCCCCCTGCGCCGACGGGGAAATGACCCCTCCGGCCGTCCTCGCCCGAGCTGCCGCCAGCGGGCTCCGGGTAATCGCAATCACGGACCACAACTCTGCAGCCAACACTCCTGCCTTTGTTGAAGCCGCGGCAGGAGGGCCCGTAACCGTAATCCCGGGGATGGAGGTGCAGACCCGCGAAGAGGTGCACCTCGTCTGCCTCTTTGCAGGTACGGAGGAGGCCCTGGCCTGGCAGGAAGTGGTTTACGCCCACCTGCCCCCCTTAAAAAACAACGAAAGGGTCTTCGGAGTCCAGCAGTTGCTCAATGCCGCAGGCGAAGTTACGGGAATTGAAGAAAGGCTCCTCCTCACCTCAACAGACCTTTCGCTTGAAGAGGTTGTGGCAGAAGTGCAGGCGCGAAACGGGGTCTGCTATCCGGCCCACGTGGACCGTCCTGCCTTCAGCGTCATCGGAAGTCTGGGCTTTATCCCCCAGGAACTCCAGATTCCTGCTGTAGAAATTTCCCGGAACATCAACCGGGCGCGGGCTCTGGAAAAATTCCCCTTTCTAAAAGGCTACCATCTTCTGTGCTGTTCCGATGCCCACCGCCTCGCCGAGATTAACCGGCCCCGGACCTGGATCAGGATGAGAGAACCCGGCTTCCAGGCCCTCGCCGAGGCCCTCTGGGACCGGTGCCGGGAAAGGATTGAGGTGGATTAA
- a CDS encoding ATP-binding protein, with protein MRELSLHILDAFENSRVAGASLIRLEINEDTKKDRLEITITDNGRGMEPELAAKVFDPFVTTRTCRKVGLGLPLLKAAAQRCNGDARITSAPGKGATLHACFQLSHIDRAPLGNLVESLVVFLAANPEMDLVYTHRVDENEFTLDTRELRAELEGVPLNTPAVLNWIRGYLQEGLQEINSTA; from the coding sequence ATGCGCGAGCTTTCCCTTCACATTTTGGATGCCTTCGAAAACTCGAGGGTGGCGGGAGCGTCTTTGATTCGACTCGAAATTAACGAAGACACGAAAAAGGACCGCCTGGAGATCACCATTACCGACAACGGGCGCGGGATGGAGCCGGAACTTGCGGCAAAGGTATTCGACCCCTTTGTAACCACCCGAACCTGCCGGAAAGTGGGCCTGGGGCTGCCCCTCCTCAAGGCAGCAGCCCAGCGTTGCAACGGTGATGCCAGAATTACCTCCGCACCCGGCAAAGGAGCCACCCTCCATGCCTGCTTTCAGCTGAGCCACATCGACAGGGCCCCCCTTGGCAACCTCGTCGAGAGTCTCGTGGTTTTTCTTGCAGCAAATCCAGAAATGGATCTCGTTTACACCCACCGGGTAGACGAAAATGAGTTTACCCTGGATACCCGCGAGCTCCGCGCAGAACTCGAAGGGGTCCCCTTAAACACCCCTGCTGTTCTCAACTGGATCAGGGGCTACCTGCAAGAAGGGCTGCAGGAAATCAATTCAACCGCTTAG
- the thiM gene encoding hydroxyethylthiazole kinase: MENLGARAGALLARLRDERPLVHNITNWVVTNVTANVLLQVGALPVMAHAREEVEEMVEAAGALVLNIGTLTPQLVDAMLLAGRRANELGIPVVFDPVGAGATNLRTESSHFLLRELSVNILRGNGGEISVLAGFGGEVKGVEAVASGGERGEIARLAARQFNTVVALTGPRDYISDGERLIAVDNGHPLLSAVTGTGCMATAVIGAFAAVTDDYLLAAAAGLAAFGLAAEKAGEVSKGPGSFQVALFDALYRLTGADLEAGAKIRVL; the protein is encoded by the coding sequence ATGGAAAACTTGGGGGCACGGGCGGGTGCTCTTCTCGCCAGGCTGCGGGATGAAAGGCCGCTCGTCCACAACATTACCAACTGGGTGGTAACGAATGTCACCGCGAATGTCCTGCTTCAGGTCGGAGCACTGCCGGTCATGGCACACGCGCGGGAAGAGGTGGAAGAAATGGTCGAGGCAGCCGGAGCCCTGGTTTTGAACATCGGGACCCTCACTCCCCAGCTTGTGGATGCCATGCTCCTTGCCGGGAGGCGGGCAAACGAACTGGGGATCCCGGTTGTTTTCGATCCTGTTGGGGCCGGAGCCACAAATTTGCGGACTGAGAGTTCCCATTTCCTCTTAAGGGAGTTGAGCGTCAACATCCTCCGGGGAAACGGCGGGGAAATTTCTGTTCTGGCGGGGTTCGGCGGTGAAGTCAAAGGGGTTGAGGCTGTTGCCAGCGGCGGCGAACGAGGCGAAATCGCCCGCCTCGCGGCGCGCCAGTTTAACACTGTGGTTGCCCTTACCGGACCGCGGGACTACATTTCCGACGGAGAGCGCCTGATCGCGGTGGACAACGGCCACCCTCTTTTGAGTGCCGTCACCGGCACCGGCTGCATGGCAACGGCAGTGATCGGAGCCTTTGCTGCAGTTACCGACGACTACCTCCTGGCCGCGGCGGCAGGGCTGGCGGCCTTCGGCCTTGCGGCAGAAAAGGCGGGAGAGGTGAGCAAGGGGCCCGGCAGCTTCCAGGTAGCGCTTTTTGATGCCCTCTACCGCTTAACGGGGGCCGACCTCGAGGCAGGAGCGAAAATCAGAGTTCTCTAA
- the thiC gene encoding phosphomethylpyrimidine synthase ThiC, producing the protein MTQVERARHGEITPQMREVAAAEGVAPETLRDLVAQGLVVIPCNREHRGLKPCGIGKGLRTKVNANLGTSPAFPDWENEIKKLEVALEAGADTVMDLSTGGEIGTCRREILARSPVPVGTVPVYEAAVRARARYGSVVEMKEDDLFQVIAEHAADGVDFLTVHCGVTRRIVEGLKTRPRLLGIVSRGGALLAGWMLHREEENPLYARFEDLLEIARKYDVTLSLGDGLRPGCLEDATDHAQLEELMVLGELVKRARAAGVQVMVEGPGHLPLDQIEANVKLQKRLCSDAPFYVLGPLVTDVAPGYDHIAAAIGGALAAAAGADFLCYVTPAEHLGLPALDDVRAGVVAARLAAHAADLVKGVPQARAWDREMAEARKSLNWERQMELALDPKEARKLRLARNPIPQEVCSMCGEFCAIDLVNRYLGAKSPRC; encoded by the coding sequence ATGACCCAAGTGGAGAGAGCGCGGCATGGAGAGATCACCCCTCAAATGCGGGAGGTCGCAGCTGCAGAAGGGGTTGCCCCGGAAACCCTCCGGGATCTGGTGGCGCAGGGGCTGGTGGTGATTCCCTGCAACCGCGAGCACCGGGGGCTGAAGCCGTGCGGAATCGGGAAGGGTTTGCGGACGAAGGTAAACGCGAACCTGGGCACTTCCCCGGCCTTTCCGGATTGGGAAAATGAAATCAAAAAACTTGAAGTTGCCCTCGAGGCGGGGGCCGATACGGTGATGGATTTAAGCACAGGCGGCGAAATCGGGACCTGCCGCCGGGAGATCCTTGCCAGGTCTCCGGTGCCGGTGGGAACGGTTCCCGTTTACGAAGCGGCCGTCCGCGCCCGGGCGCGCTACGGGTCTGTAGTGGAAATGAAAGAGGACGACCTCTTTCAGGTGATTGCCGAACACGCGGCAGATGGAGTGGATTTTCTTACCGTTCACTGCGGTGTAACTCGCCGGATTGTGGAGGGGTTGAAAACCAGGCCCCGCCTGCTGGGGATCGTGAGCCGGGGAGGGGCGCTCCTGGCGGGCTGGATGCTCCACCGGGAAGAAGAAAATCCTTTGTATGCCCGGTTTGAAGATCTTCTGGAAATTGCCAGAAAGTACGATGTTACCTTAAGTCTGGGGGATGGTTTAAGGCCCGGCTGCCTGGAGGATGCTACCGACCACGCCCAGCTTGAGGAACTGATGGTTTTGGGAGAGCTGGTGAAGCGCGCCCGCGCCGCCGGGGTGCAGGTGATGGTAGAGGGCCCGGGTCATCTTCCCCTCGACCAGATTGAAGCAAACGTGAAGCTCCAGAAAAGGCTTTGCTCTGATGCTCCTTTTTACGTTTTGGGACCCCTTGTTACAGATGTAGCACCCGGCTACGATCACATTGCCGCGGCCATCGGCGGGGCGCTGGCTGCAGCTGCCGGAGCGGACTTTTTGTGCTACGTTACCCCTGCAGAACACCTGGGCTTGCCTGCCCTGGATGATGTGCGGGCGGGGGTTGTCGCAGCGCGTCTTGCGGCCCATGCGGCGGACCTCGTGAAGGGGGTTCCGCAGGCACGGGCTTGGGACCGGGAGATGGCCGAGGCGCGCAAAAGCCTGAACTGGGAGAGACAGATGGAGCTCGCCCTCGATCCCAAGGAGGCAAGAAAGCTCCGCCTGGCGCGCAACCCCATTCCTCAGGAGGTCTGCTCTATGTGCGGGGAGTTTTGCGCCATTGACCTGGTCAACCGCTATCTGGGGGCGAAAAGCCCCCGGTGTTGA
- the thiD gene encoding bifunctional hydroxymethylpyrimidine kinase/phosphomethylpyrimidine kinase gives MPQGRQEDRGGIKKALSIAGSDSGGGAGIQADLKTFAALGVYGSSVITAVTAQNTLGVQGISGLAPEFVLQQMESVLADIGADAVKTGMLYNAAIIKAVAGKLKESPVPWLVVDPVMVATSGDRLLTPDGERALREELLPLASFITPNVSEAAVLWGRPIEGEEDLCRAARALHELGPRFVVITGIRRNTRSLDLCFDGKEFRELEGPFFETPHTHGTGCTFSAALAALLARGFSPWQALALAKEYVAAGLRYAYPVGRGRGPLNHLAPFFPGDWGDPGISKIRAFIFQNWGSRPDLGPFPALYCIIGGVLRGSRSYAELARVAVQEGARLVQLREKEGESRELVRIAREMQEVCRSHGALFIVNDRVDVAAAAGADGVHLGQEDLSPQAARAILGPGKIIGVSVDNLAQAEAAAAAGADYLGLGPVYPTASKDCGVPPCGPDLVEEVARRVGLPVFAIGGITPENTLPLLRAGAAGVAVISSFLGAPDPRKAVRAFLDVFHAFKSRKDS, from the coding sequence ATGCCGCAGGGGAGACAGGAAGACCGTGGCGGAATTAAAAAAGCCCTCAGCATCGCCGGGTCCGACTCGGGAGGGGGAGCCGGAATCCAGGCCGATTTGAAGACCTTTGCGGCCCTCGGCGTCTACGGGAGCAGCGTGATCACCGCCGTCACCGCCCAGAACACCCTCGGCGTCCAGGGCATCTCCGGCCTTGCCCCCGAATTCGTCTTGCAGCAGATGGAAAGCGTCCTTGCCGATATCGGGGCCGATGCCGTAAAAACCGGAATGCTCTATAATGCCGCGATCATCAAGGCGGTTGCCGGGAAGCTGAAGGAATCCCCCGTTCCCTGGCTTGTGGTGGACCCGGTCATGGTTGCCACAAGCGGGGACCGGCTGCTCACCCCTGATGGTGAAAGGGCGCTTCGCGAAGAACTGCTGCCGCTGGCCTCCTTCATTACCCCCAATGTGTCCGAGGCCGCCGTCCTGTGGGGCCGCCCCATCGAAGGGGAAGAAGACCTTTGCCGCGCCGCCCGCGCCCTGCACGAACTGGGGCCCAGGTTTGTAGTGATCACCGGGATCCGCCGGAACACGCGCTCCCTTGACCTCTGCTTTGACGGGAAGGAGTTCCGGGAGCTGGAGGGCCCCTTCTTCGAAACCCCCCACACCCACGGGACGGGATGCACCTTTTCTGCAGCCCTGGCTGCCCTGCTGGCCCGGGGCTTTTCTCCCTGGCAGGCCCTGGCCCTCGCCAAGGAGTATGTCGCAGCAGGCCTCCGCTATGCCTATCCGGTGGGCCGGGGAAGGGGCCCCCTGAACCACCTTGCCCCCTTCTTCCCCGGGGACTGGGGCGATCCGGGCATCTCGAAAATCCGCGCCTTCATCTTTCAAAACTGGGGAAGCAGGCCGGACCTGGGCCCCTTCCCCGCCCTCTACTGCATTATCGGGGGTGTTTTGCGCGGCTCGAGGAGCTATGCCGAGCTCGCCAGGGTTGCGGTGCAGGAGGGAGCGCGGCTCGTCCAGCTCCGGGAAAAGGAGGGGGAAAGCCGGGAGCTTGTCCGAATTGCCCGGGAGATGCAGGAGGTCTGCCGGAGCCACGGCGCCCTCTTCATCGTCAACGACCGGGTCGATGTGGCGGCTGCAGCAGGAGCCGACGGCGTCCACCTCGGCCAGGAGGACCTCTCGCCCCAGGCGGCGCGGGCGATCCTGGGGCCCGGGAAGATCATCGGGGTCTCCGTAGACAACCTGGCCCAGGCGGAAGCAGCGGCGGCGGCAGGCGCCGATTACCTGGGCCTGGGGCCGGTTTACCCCACCGCAAGCAAAGACTGCGGTGTTCCCCCCTGCGGCCCTGATCTGGTGGAGGAAGTTGCAAGAAGGGTTGGGCTTCCTGTTTTTGCCATTGGCGGCATTACCCCTGAGAACACCCTTCCCCTCCTCCGGGCCGGGGCTGCCGGTGTTGCCGTAATTTCTTCCTTCCTGGGTGCGCCTGACCCCCGGAAGGCGGTGCGGGCCTTTCTTGACGTGTTTCACGCTTTCAAGTCTCGAAAGGATTCTTGA
- a CDS encoding thiazole biosynthesis protein yields MGFQIDDILISRLILEEYAERLKDSLQVDAAVVGGGPAGLTAAFYLARAGCKTVVFESRLSIGGGMWGGGIMFNRLVFQPAARPVLDDLGCRCRERENGYLTADAVETVARLAVRACEAGAVILNGFTVEDVMYREGRISGVVVNWTAALRAGLHVDPITVGARAVVDATGHDASVVRVAHEKSKIALKTPDGGMQGEGSMWAEVGEKLIVENTGEAAPGLYVAGMAVNAVWGGPRMGPIFGGMLLSGKKVAEQILRALK; encoded by the coding sequence GTGGGTTTCCAGATCGATGACATCCTGATCTCCCGCCTGATCCTCGAGGAGTACGCCGAAAGGTTGAAAGATTCCCTCCAGGTGGACGCGGCCGTTGTGGGCGGGGGCCCTGCCGGGTTGACGGCAGCCTTTTACCTGGCGCGGGCCGGCTGCAAGACTGTGGTGTTCGAAAGCCGCCTGAGCATCGGGGGCGGCATGTGGGGGGGCGGGATCATGTTCAACCGCCTCGTCTTCCAGCCTGCGGCGCGGCCCGTCCTGGATGATCTGGGCTGCCGCTGCCGGGAGCGGGAAAACGGCTACCTCACTGCCGATGCTGTAGAGACTGTGGCCCGCCTGGCGGTCAGAGCCTGCGAGGCAGGTGCCGTAATTTTAAACGGTTTTACGGTGGAGGATGTCATGTACCGGGAAGGGCGGATCTCGGGGGTTGTGGTAAACTGGACGGCGGCCCTCAGGGCCGGCCTGCACGTGGACCCCATCACGGTGGGCGCCCGGGCTGTTGTTGATGCCACCGGGCATGACGCCTCTGTGGTCAGGGTGGCCCACGAGAAGTCAAAAATAGCCCTCAAAACACCCGATGGCGGAATGCAGGGGGAGGGCTCCATGTGGGCAGAAGTGGGGGAGAAGCTGATCGTGGAGAACACTGGCGAGGCTGCACCGGGGCTTTATGTAGCCGGAATGGCCGTAAACGCCGTCTGGGGAGGGCCCCGCATGGGCCCCATCTTCGGGGGGATGCTTTTATCGGGGAAAAAGGTGGCGGAGCAGATCCTCCGGGCCCTGAAATAA
- a CDS encoding nucleotidyltransferase domain-containing protein, translating to MEEVLNLVVEKIVKTVNPDKIILFGSRSRGQEGSYSDYDLLVLKRGINNRRALAHQIYRILVDVPAAVDILVETPEKIERYCNSRGFVYAEAARGRVVYER from the coding sequence GTGGAAGAAGTACTTAATTTAGTAGTCGAAAAGATAGTGAAGACTGTAAACCCCGATAAAATTATTCTTTTTGGATCCAGGAGCAGGGGACAGGAAGGATCGTATAGTGATTATGATCTTTTGGTACTAAAGCGAGGAATAAATAATCGCCGCGCTTTAGCCCACCAGATCTATAGAATCCTGGTCGATGTTCCAGCTGCCGTGGACATACTTGTAGAAACCCCGGAAAAAATAGAAAGGTACTGTAATTCACGAGGGTTCGTGTATGCTGAGGCCGCAAGAGGGCGGGTAGTTTATGAGCGATGA
- a CDS encoding gamma-glutamyl-gamma-aminobutyrate hydrolase family protein: protein MARPLIGITTAHNLQEDYFFCRGQYIEGIEREGGSPLLLPPVRDEALIKAYAELIDGLLLSGGGDLHPLYFGEEPHWKLGEVSPERDHFEVRLIQEILATGKPVLGICRGIQVLNAALGGTLYQDLQSQLPHSLQHQQEAPRRHPTHKIRVLENSRLARVLGTTELRVNSLHHQAVKDVAPGVQAVAWAEDGVIEGIEAPDYSFLVGVQWHPEALRETDKASAALFRALIEAAAKSGRN from the coding sequence TTGGCCCGGCCCCTGATCGGAATTACAACTGCCCATAATCTCCAGGAGGATTATTTTTTTTGCCGCGGGCAGTACATTGAGGGAATCGAACGGGAGGGCGGCAGCCCTCTTCTGCTCCCGCCGGTAAGAGATGAGGCTTTGATTAAGGCTTACGCCGAACTGATCGACGGTCTTCTTCTCTCCGGAGGGGGAGACCTCCACCCCCTTTATTTTGGGGAAGAGCCCCACTGGAAGCTGGGGGAAGTCTCTCCGGAACGGGATCACTTTGAGGTTCGTCTGATCCAGGAGATCCTGGCGACAGGGAAGCCTGTTTTGGGCATCTGCCGGGGAATCCAGGTTCTTAATGCCGCCCTGGGGGGGACGCTTTACCAGGATCTGCAGAGCCAGCTGCCCCATTCCCTGCAGCACCAGCAGGAGGCTCCCAGGAGGCATCCGACTCACAAGATCAGGGTGCTGGAGAACAGCCGCCTCGCCCGCGTTTTGGGTACAACAGAGCTCCGGGTCAACAGCCTGCACCACCAGGCTGTAAAGGATGTGGCTCCCGGGGTGCAGGCCGTAGCCTGGGCCGAAGATGGTGTAATCGAGGGAATCGAAGCACCTGATTATTCTTTCCTGGTGGGTGTCCAGTGGCATCCCGAAGCCTTGCGGGAGACCGATAAGGCCTCTGCCGCGCTTTTCCGCGCCTTAATTGAAGCCGCTGCAAAGTCAGGCAGGAATTGA
- the nagA gene encoding N-acetylglucosamine-6-phosphate deacetylase — protein MKLALTGAALYTPEVHFPGGTVVIEGGKIAGAGPERPPRGSSFSILKLNPDFIVAPGLLDLHTHGFGGCTVSADPLQLAGLSKILASQGVTGFLATTFSAPLEELAQILATAAGIQKKKGALPGASLLGVHLEGPFLNPDYAGAHEAAFLRRPSSKDLAFLLKNGGPVALLTLAPELPGALELIPEAVKLGITVAAGHSGATYEETLSAVAAGLSYATHLFNRTTPLHHRAPGLPGAALTHPQITVEAIADGVHLHPALLKILAGIKREKLVLASDTVPCAGLPPGTYRLGSQTITATENEVRTSHGHLAGSARPLSFAVFYVQKVTGLSLAEVLPLATTHPARVLGMDHKIGRLAPGYEGDLAVFSKEGVPLLTLKQGRVVYRSPRLDLPGLPG, from the coding sequence GTGAAGCTCGCTTTGACCGGTGCAGCTCTGTACACCCCGGAGGTGCACTTTCCCGGGGGAACAGTCGTAATTGAAGGAGGAAAAATAGCCGGCGCGGGACCGGAAAGGCCGCCCCGGGGGTCCTCCTTTTCCATTCTGAAGCTGAACCCTGATTTCATCGTCGCGCCCGGACTGCTGGATCTCCATACCCACGGCTTCGGGGGCTGTACCGTGAGCGCCGACCCCCTCCAGCTTGCCGGGCTCAGCAAAATACTGGCATCCCAGGGAGTCACCGGCTTCCTCGCCACGACCTTTTCCGCCCCCCTGGAAGAACTGGCTCAAATCCTGGCCACGGCCGCCGGAATTCAAAAAAAGAAAGGGGCCCTCCCGGGTGCCTCCCTTCTGGGTGTTCACCTGGAGGGCCCCTTTCTCAACCCCGATTATGCGGGTGCCCATGAAGCCGCTTTTCTCCGCCGGCCCTCAAGCAAAGACCTCGCCTTTTTGCTTAAGAACGGGGGGCCGGTTGCCCTTCTTACCCTTGCGCCGGAACTGCCCGGCGCCCTGGAACTGATCCCCGAAGCTGTGAAACTGGGAATTACCGTCGCTGCAGGGCACTCAGGAGCCACCTATGAGGAAACCCTCAGTGCAGTTGCCGCAGGGCTTTCTTATGCCACCCACCTCTTTAACCGGACAACCCCCCTGCACCACCGCGCCCCCGGGTTGCCGGGCGCCGCCCTCACCCACCCCCAAATCACCGTAGAGGCGATTGCGGACGGGGTGCACCTTCATCCCGCCCTCCTCAAGATTCTCGCCGGCATCAAAAGAGAAAAACTGGTGCTTGCCAGCGACACCGTCCCGTGCGCCGGGCTTCCCCCCGGCACCTATCGGCTTGGAAGCCAAACCATAACCGCAACGGAAAACGAGGTGCGCACCTCCCACGGGCACCTTGCCGGCTCCGCGCGCCCCCTTTCCTTCGCGGTTTTCTACGTCCAGAAGGTCACCGGTCTTTCCCTTGCAGAGGTGCTCCCTCTCGCCACCACCCATCCCGCCCGCGTCCTTGGCATGGACCACAAAATCGGGCGCCTCGCCCCGGGGTACGAGGGCGACCTCGCCGTCTTCAGCAAGGAAGGGGTTCCCCTCCTCACCCTCAAGCAGGGGAGGGTGGTCTACCGGTCCCCCCGGCTCGATCTGCCGGGGCTCCCCGGGTAA